One genomic segment of Arthrobacter sp. JZ12 includes these proteins:
- a CDS encoding endonuclease/exonuclease/phosphatase family protein: MGSARILRRRAVAVLTAGVIATTGVTVSASSAVAGAGSSKADSAERRNGKMNVRFATYNASLNRSVEGALVADLSTGTNEQARNIAEVIQINNPDVVLLNEFDYDAEFRAANLFRANYLEVSQNGKAPVSYPYVYTAPSNTGVDSGMDLNNDGTVGGPDDAFGFGEFEGQYGMVLYSKYPIDTEKVRTFQTFLWKDMPGALLPDDPATPDGDDWFSDEELAAVRLSSKSHWDVPVTIGNSTVHVLASHPTPPVFDGEEDRNGRRNSDEIRFWADYIRGGKHASYIYDDDGGRGGLERRAEFVVMGDLNSDPLDGDSRPGSIAQLLELKELRDPQPSAEGAAEASTLQGRVNLEHRSDPAMDTADFEDVAAGNIRVDYVLPSRGLKVRDSAIFWPRAGTPGSELTGIFPFPTSDHRLVYVDVEVPKR, from the coding sequence ATGGGTTCAGCACGCATCCTCCGCCGTCGCGCCGTGGCCGTTCTTACGGCCGGTGTTATCGCAACTACCGGGGTCACGGTATCGGCATCCTCAGCAGTCGCAGGAGCAGGCAGCAGCAAGGCTGACTCGGCGGAGCGGCGCAACGGGAAGATGAACGTTCGATTCGCCACCTATAACGCGAGCCTTAACCGCTCGGTTGAGGGCGCGCTGGTGGCCGACCTCAGCACGGGCACCAATGAGCAGGCGCGGAACATCGCCGAGGTCATCCAGATCAACAACCCGGACGTCGTTCTCCTCAACGAATTCGACTACGACGCCGAATTCCGCGCTGCGAACCTCTTCCGCGCCAATTACCTGGAGGTCAGCCAGAACGGAAAGGCTCCGGTTTCCTACCCCTACGTCTACACCGCGCCCTCCAATACGGGCGTGGACAGCGGGATGGACCTGAACAATGACGGCACCGTGGGCGGCCCCGACGACGCGTTCGGATTCGGAGAGTTTGAAGGCCAGTACGGCATGGTGCTCTACTCCAAATACCCCATTGACACCGAGAAAGTCCGTACGTTCCAGACCTTCCTGTGGAAGGACATGCCGGGTGCGCTCCTGCCCGATGACCCGGCCACGCCGGACGGCGACGACTGGTTCTCCGACGAAGAGCTCGCCGCTGTCCGCCTGTCCAGCAAGTCCCACTGGGATGTACCGGTGACTATCGGGAACTCCACCGTCCACGTGTTGGCCAGCCATCCCACTCCGCCCGTTTTCGATGGCGAGGAAGATCGGAACGGCCGGCGGAACAGCGACGAAATCCGGTTCTGGGCGGACTACATCCGCGGTGGCAAGCATGCGTCCTATATCTACGACGACGACGGCGGCCGGGGCGGTCTCGAGCGACGTGCTGAATTCGTGGTGATGGGCGACCTCAACAGCGATCCCCTTGATGGCGACTCGCGCCCGGGATCGATCGCCCAATTATTGGAGCTGAAGGAGCTGCGGGACCCGCAACCGTCAGCCGAGGGTGCCGCGGAGGCGTCTACCCTGCAGGGAAGAGTCAACCTTGAGCACCGGAGCGATCCGGCAATGGATACCGCGGACTTCGAGGATGTGGCCGCGGGCAATATCCGTGTCGACTACGTCCTCCCGTCCAGGGGTCTGAAGGTGCGGGATTCGGCGATCTTTTGGCCGCGGGCCGGAACACCCGGATCTGAGTTGACGGGCATTTTCCCGTTCCCCACCAGTGATCATCGGCTCGTGTACGTCGACGTAGAGGTGCCCAAGCGGTAG
- a CDS encoding helix-turn-helix transcriptional regulator, with product MTVTAKEFQLWRTRIAPDVTVSDLCRRAGIKRSTLAQQLVRGKVSIETVVSVARAYGVSPIEALSEFDGYRDLAAGMKPPTADEYLSQVSPMDLLRLILGRSEDSDAVGRPLSFQLAPLPHRYSVRTWFDAVDHGELRSTLTFRTGIAPQNLSAQLSAGRLSNQLCVEVARIADVSLANGLVVTGLLTPEEGGWAENGREEVLSSLPDSEIILLARDRLDGLGKRLRKQEQDDSRDQAVWENLG from the coding sequence ATGACAGTCACAGCTAAAGAGTTTCAGCTGTGGCGCACCCGCATCGCACCTGATGTGACTGTTTCGGACCTGTGCCGCAGGGCCGGCATCAAGCGCTCCACGCTGGCGCAGCAGCTGGTGCGCGGAAAAGTCTCGATTGAAACCGTGGTCAGCGTGGCCCGAGCCTACGGGGTATCTCCCATCGAGGCGCTGAGTGAGTTCGACGGCTACCGGGATCTGGCAGCGGGAATGAAACCGCCGACCGCGGACGAGTATCTGAGCCAGGTCTCACCAATGGACCTGCTGCGGCTTATCCTCGGACGCAGTGAGGATTCCGACGCCGTCGGCCGCCCCCTGAGCTTTCAACTGGCACCCCTGCCCCACCGCTATTCGGTGAGGACCTGGTTTGACGCCGTTGATCACGGCGAGCTCCGCTCGACTCTCACGTTCAGGACGGGCATCGCCCCCCAGAACCTGTCCGCGCAGCTCAGCGCAGGCCGGCTGAGCAACCAGTTATGCGTAGAAGTCGCGCGGATAGCCGACGTGTCCCTCGCCAACGGACTGGTGGTCACCGGACTGCTTACGCCCGAAGAGGGTGGCTGGGCTGAGAACGGGCGCGAAGAGGTGTTGAGCTCGCTGCCCGATTCCGAGATCATCCTTCTTGCCCGGGACCGGCTGGACGGACTCGGGAAGCGGTTGCGCAAGCAGGAACAGGACGATTCCCGCGACCAGGCAGTATGGGAGAACCTCGGATGA
- a CDS encoding HPr family phosphocarrier protein, which produces MIERKATVASRVGLHARPAAIFAEAAGELPVEVTIAHEDSPADEAMDASSILSLMSLGAEHGDVVVLRSEDDGAGDHLDSLVRILETDHDA; this is translated from the coding sequence ATGATCGAACGCAAAGCAACAGTAGCCAGCAGGGTCGGCCTGCACGCGCGTCCGGCAGCCATCTTTGCCGAAGCGGCCGGAGAACTTCCGGTTGAGGTCACAATTGCCCACGAGGACAGTCCCGCAGACGAGGCCATGGATGCCTCGAGCATCCTTTCCCTGATGAGCCTGGGTGCCGAGCACGGCGATGTGGTGGTTCTTCGTTCGGAGGACGACGGCGCGGGGGACCATTTGGACTCGCTGGTGCGGATCCTCGAAACTGACCACGACGCCTGA
- a CDS encoding fructose-specific PTS transporter subunit EIIC, whose amino-acid sequence MSALITPSLVALDKSLGNDRADVIRRLAELVVAQGRADQVEGLFADALAREEKTATGIPGGIAIPHCRSTSVLEPTLAMARLDPKVDFGAKDGPADLVFFIAAPEGADQAHLKLLSKLARSLIKKDFTAALRSARNEQEIVDLVEEALEAAPAKREGAAPARSDAPAASTTSAASAVSPDPAAREASTPESATRAKRLVAVTACPTGIAHTYMAADSLVAAAKERGIDLQVETQGSSASTPLDPSIIEAADAVIFAVDVDVRDKHRFAGKPVINAPVKRGIDEPGVMVDEAIAAADNPNARRVADSSVPRADDDRAGESVGGQLKRALLTGVSYMIPFVAGGGLLIALGFLLGGYDITDFADDMVLNNSLWNLPTEFPETAQGAVGAYLGAVFFKIGALSMGFLVPALAGYIAYALADRPGIAPGFVVGAVAAFMNAGFLGAIVGGLLAGYVAMKIGKLSVPRWLRGLMPVVIIPLLASIVASGLMLLVLGGPIAALTVALNGWLSGLTGTGAVLLGVILGLMMAVDLGGPINKVAYAFAVAGLGTGAVDNQAPWQIMAAVMAAGMVPPLAMALATVLDRRRFSLAERENGKAAWLLGSAFISEGAIPFAAADPLRVIPAGMLGAAVTGALVMGTGVTSQAPHGGIFVFFAIGNVVMFVVSILVGMVISALAVVALKRLAVRRHTEKAAAESVAA is encoded by the coding sequence GTCATACGCCGGCTCGCCGAACTTGTGGTGGCGCAGGGTCGCGCCGACCAGGTGGAAGGGCTGTTCGCTGATGCACTGGCCCGGGAGGAGAAGACCGCCACGGGCATTCCGGGTGGCATCGCCATTCCGCACTGCCGGTCCACTTCTGTTCTTGAGCCCACCCTCGCCATGGCGCGGCTGGATCCGAAGGTGGACTTCGGCGCCAAGGACGGGCCGGCCGACCTTGTCTTTTTCATCGCAGCACCCGAAGGCGCCGACCAGGCCCACCTGAAGCTCCTGTCGAAGCTTGCACGCTCCCTGATCAAGAAGGACTTCACCGCTGCCCTCCGCTCGGCCAGGAATGAGCAGGAGATTGTTGACCTGGTCGAGGAAGCCCTTGAGGCCGCTCCGGCCAAGCGCGAAGGCGCTGCACCTGCACGGTCGGATGCACCGGCAGCATCGACAACCTCGGCAGCCTCAGCTGTCTCACCAGATCCGGCTGCGCGGGAAGCTTCGACTCCGGAATCCGCCACCCGGGCGAAGCGCCTCGTAGCCGTGACAGCGTGTCCCACCGGCATCGCGCACACCTACATGGCTGCCGACTCACTCGTTGCCGCCGCCAAGGAGCGCGGCATCGACCTCCAGGTCGAGACCCAGGGCTCCTCGGCGTCCACGCCGCTTGACCCCTCAATCATCGAGGCGGCCGATGCGGTTATCTTCGCCGTGGACGTCGACGTTAGGGACAAGCACCGGTTCGCCGGCAAGCCGGTCATCAACGCTCCTGTGAAGCGCGGCATCGACGAGCCGGGCGTCATGGTGGATGAAGCCATCGCCGCAGCAGACAACCCGAACGCCCGCCGGGTCGCCGACTCTTCAGTGCCAAGGGCCGACGACGATCGTGCCGGCGAAAGTGTCGGTGGGCAACTCAAGCGTGCCCTGCTGACCGGCGTCAGCTACATGATCCCGTTCGTTGCCGGCGGCGGTCTGCTGATTGCGCTCGGATTCCTGCTCGGCGGATATGACATCACGGACTTCGCCGATGACATGGTGCTAAACAACAGCCTCTGGAATCTGCCGACCGAATTCCCCGAGACAGCGCAGGGCGCCGTCGGTGCCTACCTGGGTGCAGTGTTTTTCAAGATTGGCGCCCTTTCCATGGGCTTCCTGGTGCCGGCCCTTGCCGGCTACATCGCGTACGCCCTCGCTGACCGGCCCGGCATCGCTCCCGGCTTCGTCGTCGGTGCTGTCGCCGCGTTCATGAACGCCGGCTTCCTCGGCGCGATCGTGGGCGGCCTCCTCGCCGGTTACGTTGCCATGAAGATCGGCAAGCTCTCGGTTCCCCGGTGGTTGCGAGGCCTGATGCCGGTAGTCATCATTCCGCTGCTTGCATCCATCGTCGCATCGGGACTCATGCTGCTCGTCCTCGGCGGCCCCATCGCCGCTCTCACCGTCGCACTGAACGGCTGGCTCTCGGGCCTAACCGGAACGGGTGCTGTCCTGCTGGGCGTCATCCTCGGCCTCATGATGGCCGTCGACCTGGGTGGCCCCATCAACAAGGTCGCCTACGCCTTTGCGGTGGCGGGCCTCGGCACCGGCGCCGTCGACAACCAGGCTCCCTGGCAGATTATGGCCGCCGTCATGGCAGCGGGCATGGTTCCGCCGTTGGCAATGGCCCTCGCAACCGTGCTGGACCGTCGTCGCTTCTCTCTGGCGGAGCGCGAAAACGGGAAGGCTGCCTGGCTGCTCGGTTCGGCATTCATCAGCGAGGGTGCCATTCCGTTCGCGGCGGCAGACCCGCTGCGCGTGATCCCCGCAGGCATGCTGGGAGCCGCAGTCACCGGTGCTTTGGTGATGGGCACGGGGGTCACCTCTCAGGCCCCTCACGGTGGGATCTTCGTGTTCTTCGCAATCGGCAACGTGGTTATGTTCGTCGTGTCGATCCTGGTTGGCATGGTGATCTCGGCCCTTGCGGTGGTGGCCCTCAAGCGGCTTGCCGTCCGCAGGCATACCGAGAAAGCAGCAGCCGAATCGGTTGCGGCCTAA